The DNA window GGAGTTGTCGTGTTATTTGTGTCTACTGCAAATGCAGGAACCAGACTGATTGCCATTACCATAACACAGAGGAGCGCTATTTTTTTCATATCTTCTCACCTCCATCTAGTTTTTGTAATATAGAGATGTATAGCATGTTAAAAATAGTTTTTCCAGATTATATCCCTTTTTTATCCTAAATACGTCCAGAATACACCCATAATTATTCCCAAATTATTCCCCAAAATAAGGTTCATTAAATCTGATAAGGTGAGTTAAAAAAAGAGAAGCTTCTAAAATAAAAAACTGGATAAAAATATCTGAAAGTGTTTAATAATAAATTATAAAGAAGTATTTAGTACATTTCAAGCTTTTAAAGTTTTATTTAAGGATTTCTATTTTTCAGTAATGGTAAAAAATAATATTACGTTATATGCACTTAATTATATGGAGGTCCTGATCTGAAATTTAAAAAAATAATTATAATTTTAATTTTAATAATCAGCATAACTGGAATAGCTGGTTGTACAGAGGAAAGCAATAATTTTAATGATAAAAATACTGTTCCGGATTATAATGATTCGTCCAGTCTCCAGAAGGAATCAAATAATACTCCATCTTTAACTTCTACCAATTCTAATTATGAAGCAAGCGGATACTGTTATAACGTGGTTGATGGAGACACAATTGACGTGAAAGGTATTGGAAGAATACGATTTGTGGGTGTAAACACACCAGAAAAAGGTCAACAGGGATACCAACAAGCTAAAAATTTTGTTGAAAGTCTTTGTCTTGGAAAGACCGTTAATTTAGATATAGATGATGCAAAGCACTATGATAAGTATGGAAGAACTCTTGCTGTAGTTTATGTAGGAAATACTAATTTAAATGCAGAACTTTTAAAAATGGGATATGCAGAAGTAATGTATATTCCTCCATCTGAATTTAACCCTTACTCATGGGTAGGGACGGGCAATTATCAAAGTAAGAGTTCAAACAGCAATTCAGCAAATTCTGCCGGATACTACATTGGAAACAGAAATTCAATGAAGTTTCATTTGCCTGATTGCTTTTCAGTAGATAAAATGAGCGAGGCAAACAAAGTACGTTTAAATTCAAGGCAGGAAGCTGTAAATAATGGTTATATTCCCTGTCAGAATTGTGATCCTTAATTTACTACCAGATAAATATATTATTTTAATCAGATTTACTACCAGATCAGGAACTATCAATGTCACAGACCGGAATAGTAAAATAGAATGTTGAACCCTCATCTAACCTGGATTCAACCCATATACGACCCCCATGACGTTCTATAATTCTCTTAGATATTGCAAGTCCAATACCGGTTCCTCTGTATTCATCAATTGTATGCAGGCGCTTGAAAATCTCAAAAATTTTATCACAGTACTGCTGTTCCAATCCAATTCCATTATCTGTAACAGAAAACACATATTCGTTGTTTTTTTCATCTAAATATGCTGATATGTGAACTTTTGCCCGTTCTCCGGATTTTCTGAATTTGATTGCGTTGTCAATTAAATATTGAAACAGCTGTCTCAATTGATTTTCATCTGCCACAACATTTGGAAGAGCATCGTAGGTTATAAATGCATTATTTTCTTTAATCACGTCTTTTAAAGCATTTAATGCTTTTTTAAGTACTTCTTCAGTATTTAAGAATTTAAATTTTCTATCAACGTTTCTGACAAGAGAGTAATCTAATAGGCCTTGAATCATTTCTTTCATTCTCTTAGCACCATCTACCATAAAATTAATGTAATCATCAGCATCTGAATCCAATTTTCCTTTGTAACGCATTTCTATAAGCTGTGCAAAGCTTGCAATACTCCTAAGGGGTTCCTGAAGGTCATGAGATGTGATATAGGTGAACTGTTGAAGTTCATCATTAGAACGTTTTAACTCTTCCACGTAACTTTTTAAATCTTTTTCCGCTTTTCTACGTCTGATATCAATTCTATCGATTGATAGAATACTTAACCATACTAATATTATTAAAACCATTATGGTAAAAAATATGGTAATGGCAGTCCCAAATTCAGCGTCATATAACCCGGATCTCTCCCCTAAAAGCCTTAACCATCCTAAAATTAATGGAACAATAATAATAAACAGCAAAATTCTTCGCCCAAAGACTCCCCCTAATCTGTTACTGGTTAATATTTCCATAAAGCCTTTATCTGGACGGGAAGTAATAACCGCAAGAGCAGTTACAATTAACATAATAGATCCATAAGGAGATGGTGCTGTGGTGTTAATAATAGGATAAATTGCCGTTTGATAAAGGTATCCCAAAACCACGAGAAATGCTACAAGACCCACAATAATAATTAAAACTTGAGAAAACTGAAAATTTCTGTCTTCTTTTCTATCAAGAATTATAAGAGAAATACTTGTTAATAAAAAGCTTAATACTGCCACTAATGACATCCTATTCTGGGCTGCTGTCTGAAAGGCACCTGTTGGCTCTATAAACAATATTTGATCCAGACCTAAATCAACACCAGATATATATTCAAAAAGAGTAAGAGACCCGATCAAAAGAACTATTAAAGATAATGCACGTGTAATCAAAATATTGCGATGGCTAATTCTCTTTTCCTGCAGAAGCCATATACTTATACCTACAAGAAGAAATGACAGAGCACTGTTAGACTTAACAGTAGAATAATTAGAACCAGGAGTTTTAAGAATTCCAATATCAAATGCCCATCCAATAAGAAATAAAATACTGATTATAATTATAAAAATACTTAAAACTTCAGATAATATCTCTAATTTAGATTTATATTGATTTTGGGAATTCATTTAGATCACAATATAGAATAATATTAATATATAAACGTAAATTATTATATATTTTGAATTGACCCCACAAAATGTCTTAATAAATAAATCCTATTTCAAAAAATAAATAAATTTTAAACTCTAAAAGGAACTATAAAGGAGGATAACCATCCCAATACAATTCAATAGCATACCTCGCTGCAATTTCAACCTGTTCTGGATAATCCTTCCTCAATTTATCCAGTAATTCATGTTTATCCCTTGAACCTGCAACTGCATTGATCACCTTTAAATAAACTTCCATAGCTTCTTTAGACGCTTCACATGGAATTTCAAGGGTTATGCAAACATCCCATTCATCAAAAAGAGAAGTTCTGATATACGGAGATATTGAACCAATCAAAACTCCTTTTTCAAGATGTATGAGGGGCGGAACTCCTATTCGCTCTTTTCTGTTTAAATCTGTTAGTTTTTCAAAACTGTTTGAGTTATAACAGTGTAATTCCATGTACATTTCGGGTTTTAAGTCTCTAATTATTGATACAACTTTTTTACCCAGATCAGAGTTATAGTAGTGCCTGTCAAGTGTGCTGATATAAGTACTTTCATCAAAATTGTAAATAGTAAGAATCCCATTTTTAACGTTATCATCAGAAATTCTGGAGAGGGCTTTTATAGTTGTAAGCCCTTCATGTCCATGAACTCCCCCAATAAAAAGACGTTTTGGCCCTTTTCCTTTATTAATTTCTTTATAATAGGTCATTTATGATCAAAAAATAGATTCTTGTATCAAGTTCCTTCTTCCCAGTTTTCAAGATATTCAGCTTGTCTTGAACTTAATTCGTCAATTTCGACATCCATTGCTTTTAATTTGAGTTTTGCAACCCTATTATCGATTTCATCAGATACTTTGTAGACTTTATTATCTAATTTAGTTCCTAAAAGATCTCTGGCTGATAATGCCTGCACAGCAAAACTCATGTCCATAATTTCTGCTGGATGGCCCTGGCCACGTTCACCTGCCAGATTAACCAGTCTCCCATCAGCAAGAAGATAAAATGTTCTTCCATCTTCCATCACAAACCCTTCAATGTCTGATTTAATCTGTTCATGCTTAACAGACATTTTTTCAAGGTCTCCTTTGTTTATCTCAACATTGAAATGGCCAGCATTTGCAAGTATGCATCCGTCCTTCATAACCCTGAAATGTCTTTCTGTAATGACATCGATATCTCCAGTAACGGTTAAAACCATATCTGCATATTTAACTGCTTTTTCAGCTTGCATTACTCTATATCCATCCATTCTTGCTTCTAATGCTCTTATAGGGTCGACTTCGGTAACTATAACATTTGCACCGAGTCCATCTGCCCTCATGGCTACTCCTCTACCACACCATCCGTATCCACATACTACAATGGTTTTTCCGGCAATAAGCATATTTGTTGAACCCATTATTGAGTCAAATGTTGATTGACCGGTTCCATATCTGTTGTCAAATAAGTATTTGGTGTAAGCGTCATTCACAGCAATTACTGGGAATTTCAGCGCTTTATCTTCTGCCATTGCCTTCAGCCTGTGAATTCCAGTTGTTGTTTCTTCGCATGCTCCTATGATGTTTTCTATAAGTTCTGGTCTTTCTTTGTGCACAAGGAATATCATGTCTGCACCATCGTCGATTAAAATGTCTGGTTCGTGATCCAGTACCTTGTGGATTGTTTCATAATATTCCTCTGTGGTTTCTTCCCTCCAGCCGTACATATTGAGCCCCATTGATGCTCCTGCTGCTGTTGCATCATCCTGGGTAGAAAGTGGGTTACATCCTGTCATTGCAACTTCCGCACCGCCAGCTAGAAGTGTTAATCCAAGATTTATTGTTTTTGGTTCAAGATGTAAGCATGATCCAATAGTGATTCCTTTAAATGGCTTTTCTTCCTTAAATTCTGCTTTTATATGTTCTAAAACGGGCATGTGTCTTTGTACCCAGTCAATTTTTTTCTTACCTTCTCCTGCCAGTGACATGTCTTTTACTTTGCTCATTGTTTCACCTGAATATTGTTAAAAATGATTCCTTAATTAAAATCAGCTGATATAAAATTAAATTCTTTTGTTTAATATAGATTATGATAAGCTTTAATCAGTTATGTATTTCATTGAAATTTATTTTGAAGGTTGTTCCATTATTACTTATAATCTCAACTGATCCTTCAAGCTGTTCAACTAAAATATTTACGAGTTTTAACCCTAATGTATCAACATTCTTGATATCAAAGTCTTCTGGAAGCCCTATTCCATTATCTCGAATTGTCATTATGTATTTCCCATCCTTTTTTTCAAGTTTTGTTTCTATTTCTGCTTTATGGTCCTTAAAGAGTTTGGATGATCCATGATGATTGGCAACAGAATCTGCGAATTTATTATCTACAGGTCCGAAGCCAGGAGTTGCGGGATCAGTAAATTTATTAATTGCTGGTTCACAATCAGAGGTTGGAAATGCATATTTTAAAGAATTAGTTATAATTTCATTTATAATTAAACCCAGGGGGATTGCTGTATCAATATTAAATGAGATATCCTGAACGTTTATATTGAATTCAATTGAATTAAAATTATATGCATTGGATAAATAATGTATTATGTCTTTAATATAGTCCTGAATACTAATATTTGACAGATTTTCTGATTTATACAGTTTTTCATGCACTAATGCCATTGATTTAACCCGATTTTGTCCTTCCTGGAATATTTCCAGGGCTTCATTGTCATTTATATAACGGGATTGAAGAGAAAGTAGACTTGATATTATTTGCATGTTATTTTTAACTCTGTGATGAACTTCTCTTAATAAAGTCTCTTTTTCAATTAATGAATTTTTTATTTCCTTTTCAGATTTTTTACGTTCTGTGATGTCCAGTATAAGTGCCAAACACCCCCCATAAGTGCCATTATCAATAATAGGAGATACTCTGAAATATGCATAAATGAGCTCTCCATTTTTTTTAATTAACTGAAGTTCATTATATCCTCTATTTCCTTTTTTAATATCTATGAGACACTTTTCAGCTATATCAACGCTGCTTTGGGGCATTAACGAAAATATATGTCTCCCAACAAGTTCATCTTCGTTATATTCCATCATCTTTACTATTTTGGGGTTTATAAATGTTATTTTGCCTTCAGGATCTGTTGATAAAATACCTTCATCCACATTTTCCACTATTTGTCTGTATTTTTTTTCGCTTTCTTTTAATGCCTGCTCTGTCATTCTACGCTTGTAAATTTCATCCTTTGATGCTAAAAAAAGCCGTTTATTTTCATTTAATGTTAATAACTGGCGAAGAATTACTAAAAATATTATAATTCCAACGCCAAGCTCCAATAGATATACATATTTCTGTTCCAGATTACTTAAAGACCATATTAACGTTATATAGGATATTGCAGCGAAAATTGAAGGAACATAAGACCTGTATCTGAATTTTATGTAATGGGATAAATCAGGGATGTACTTATTAAAATCAACTTTCTGTTCTTTTATTTGAGATAGAGCAGCAAGTCCTGTAAATACGTACCCAATTACCCATCCTATGTCTATTAAACTACCTGCAACATATTCTCCGTATAGAGTAAGGTTCATATAAATAGAATCCGTTATAATCTGAAAAAAAAGCCCTATAATTAGTAAAAATAGAGCAGTCTGGTTTGACTTATTATATAATTTAAACAAGAGGTTAATTAACACGACCAGAACTAAAAAATCGAAGATTACATAGGCTAAAGATACTGCAAATTCTGATGAAATTAAATCTGTTGTTTCTATAAGAGGTAAAATCAATAATGTTAAAAATATTAAAGTGATTGATGTAATCACTATTCCCATATCAACGAACATTTTAAACTGTTTATCCCTCTTCATTGCGTTACGGGACAATAATAAAATACCTGCTGCAAACAGAGGATAATAAAGCAAATAAAAAACATCAGCTATGGAGGACTGCTGATTAAAACCAATTTCTAAAACACCCCATATAACATCCCCCATAAAATAAGAAAGCTGAGCAACTGCCAGGAAAATCCATGCAACATAAATATGCTGTCCATATTTCCTGGAAGATTTAGCAGCAAAAAACAGGAGTATTACAACACCCAGGTTTGTAGCTGGAGATACTATGTCACTAAAAACAGTGCTGTAATGTTGATGACCCCCTAAGAAGATTAAAAATAGTTCATATGTAATAATAAGTGAAATGCCAAATATTGAAGCATATTTTAAATTCATCAATTTTTTATTTATAAAAATACAGCACACCCCTTATTTGACAAAAGTATTATCATTAGTTATGTGGACTAAATTATTTATAATTAATATTATTTGATAATTAAATTAGAAATAAATATTAGATAAGTATAAGAAACCATTAAAGGTTAAACTGTTTCTATATACCTAATCAACAAAAATAATCATAATTCAGCGTTTTATTATGTTATATATCCTTTAAATAGCATTATTCGTAATTTAAAGCAGTATATTATTAAAAATATATCTTTAGCCAATAATTTATATAATATGCTTTCTAATCTGTAGATATGGGAGGAAATGAAACTTTATATCAAAGTCCAGAATTTTATTATAATAAACTGGGAGAAATGTATCTTGACGAAAATGAACTAGAGGTATCTTCTGACTTTGAAGCAAGGGCCACATTAGTCAAATTAAAAAAGCTAGAAAAAGATTTATTAAAACTTAAACGAGAAATATCAACAGATATGAGGACCATTAGAAATATGTACCTCGATGAATCAATAATAGAAAGACCTAAGATTCTAGGATTATTTAGCATAGGGAAAAAGCTTTCAAAAACACAAAAGAGAAAAAAACTGCTTTTTGAACGTGCGAAAGCTCTTAAACCTTATGAAGAGATTATAGAAATTATTGAAGACTATATCCTACAAATTGATGATTTAAGAAAATATATTCAAAGAGAATCTTTAGAAACCTATGCACCTTCTGAATATACTAAAGTTACCAAAAAGTAGTATTTAAAAAAAATAGGAAGCTTTAAGCCCCCTATAAATGTTTCATTACAAGAAATTCATTATCTGTAATGAATTAAATCAACCTTTTCTTCTGCTTTAACTTTTCTCATTGCTTTTTTGAAATATTTCATCTCAACATTATCAGCTTTTATGTTGTCCCTGAGTGTCAGCATGACTGCTTCACGGCAGACTGCTTCAATATCAGCCCCAACATATCCATCTGTATTTTTAGCGAGATATTTTAAGTCCACATCATCTGCAAGGGGCATATTTCTGGTGTGAACCTTGAATATTTCAAGTCTTGCTTTTTCGTCTGGATCATCAACTTTAACATGTCTGTCAAATCTTCCAGGTCGTACAAGTGCAGGATCTATAATATCCACCCTGTTTGTGGCGGCTATGACTGCTACATCCTGTAACTCTTCCATTCCATCAATCTCTGTCAGAAGCTGGTTAACAACTCTTTGAGTAACCCCTGAATCGGTGCTTCCCCCACCTCTTGTGGATGCAATGGAGTCTATTTCATCAAAGAAGATTACTGTTGGGGCTGTTTGTCTTGCTTTTCTGAAAATTTCTCTTACACCTTTTTCAGATTCGCCAACCCATTTTGACAGTAATTCAGGTCCTTTTACTGCGATGAAGTTAGAATCACTTTCGTTTGCTACTGCCTTTGCAAGAAGGGTTTTACCTGTTCCTGGCGGGCCGTAAATAAGGACTCCTTTAGGCGGGTTTATTCCAAATTTTTCAAAGTTTTCAGGGTATTTTAAAGGCCATTCGACAGCCTCTTGTAATTCCTGTTTTGCCTTTTCAAGTCCACCTATGTCATCCCATTTAACATCAGGGACCTGTACAAGAACTTCACGTAGTGCTGATGGTTGTATTTCTTTTAAAGCCTCTTTGAAATCAGCCTTTTTAACAATTATCTTTTGAAGAACTTCCTTTGGAATTTCTTCTTCATCAGACTTAATCTCTGGAAGAATTCTTCTTAAAACTCTCATTGCAGCTTCTTTAGCTAAAGATTCCAGGTCTGCACCTACAAATCCATGTGTAACATCTGCCATTTCATCTAAATCCACATTTTCTTCTAAGGGCATTCCTCTGGTGTGTATTTGAAGAACTTCTTTTCTTCCGTCCTTATCTGGAACGCCTATTTCTATTTCTCTGTCGAATCTTCCAGGTCTTCTAATTGCAGGGTCAAGTGCGTCAACTCTGTTGGTTGCACCAATCACCATGACCTGTCCTCTGGTTTTAAGACCATCCATAAGTGTAAGAAGCTGTGCTACGGTTCTTCGTTCAGCTTCTCCTGTGACTTCTTCACGTTTAGGTGCAATAGCGTCGATTTCATCAATAAATACAATTGATGGGGCGTTTTCTTCAGCTTCTTCAAATATTTCCCTGAGCCTTTCTTCAGATCCACCTACATATTTACTCATGATCTCTGGACCGTTTATGGTTATGAAATGAGCATCACTTTCATTGGCTACAGCTTTCGCAAGTAATGTTTTACCAGTTCCTGGAGGTCCATGCATTAACACTCCCTTAGGGGGTGATATTCCCAGTCTTTCAAAGAGTTCTGGTCTTTTTAATGGGATTTCTATCATTTCCCTTACTTTTTTAACTTCTTCTTTAAGACCACCGATGTCTTCGTAGGTCACATCTACAAAGTTTTTGACACCTTCAAGTTTGGATACATCTACAGGATTTTGCTGTATTTCAACATCACTCATTTGAGTAACTTTAACTATTCCTGATGGCTTGGTTGAGACCACTGCAAGCTTTAATTCACCCATCGGAGCTATATCTCTGAAGAATTCATCGAAAAGACTTCCCCTCATCGAAGTTGCAGGTTGTCTAAACCCCGATATGATTATATCACCTTTAGAAAGAACTCTGCCTGCAAAAGCCCCCCTTACGTCACCCTGAACCATTATTTGCTGTTCGACAGGCGCTAAGACCACTTTTTGCGCTTCTTTAACACTTGCACGCCTTACCCTTACCTCTTCTCCTATTGAGGCTCCTGCGTTCTTTCTCATGTATCCATCGATTCTTATAATTCCTAAACCAATGTCTGATTGGGATGAAGCAACTGTTGCTGCTGTTAACTTGCTTCCTTCTATTTCTATTATGTCACC is part of the Methanobacterium sp. genome and encodes:
- a CDS encoding ATP-binding protein — its product is MNSQNQYKSKLEILSEVLSIFIIIISILFLIGWAFDIGILKTPGSNYSTVKSNSALSFLLVGISIWLLQEKRISHRNILITRALSLIVLLIGSLTLFEYISGVDLGLDQILFIEPTGAFQTAAQNRMSLVAVLSFLLTSISLIILDRKEDRNFQFSQVLIIIVGLVAFLVVLGYLYQTAIYPIINTTAPSPYGSIMLIVTALAVITSRPDKGFMEILTSNRLGGVFGRRILLFIIIVPLILGWLRLLGERSGLYDAEFGTAITIFFTIMVLIILVWLSILSIDRIDIRRRKAEKDLKSYVEELKRSNDELQQFTYITSHDLQEPLRSIASFAQLIEMRYKGKLDSDADDYINFMVDGAKRMKEMIQGLLDYSLVRNVDRKFKFLNTEEVLKKALNALKDVIKENNAFITYDALPNVVADENQLRQLFQYLIDNAIKFRKSGERAKVHISAYLDEKNNEYVFSVTDNGIGLEQQYCDKIFEIFKRLHTIDEYRGTGIGLAISKRIIERHGGRIWVESRLDEGSTFYFTIPVCDIDSS
- a CDS encoding histidine kinase dimerization/phosphoacceptor domain -containing protein encodes the protein MNLKYASIFGISLIITYELFLIFLGGHQHYSTVFSDIVSPATNLGVVILLFFAAKSSRKYGQHIYVAWIFLAVAQLSYFMGDVIWGVLEIGFNQQSSIADVFYLLYYPLFAAGILLLSRNAMKRDKQFKMFVDMGIVITSITLIFLTLLILPLIETTDLISSEFAVSLAYVIFDFLVLVVLINLLFKLYNKSNQTALFLLIIGLFFQIITDSIYMNLTLYGEYVAGSLIDIGWVIGYVFTGLAALSQIKEQKVDFNKYIPDLSHYIKFRYRSYVPSIFAAISYITLIWSLSNLEQKYVYLLELGVGIIIFLVILRQLLTLNENKRLFLASKDEIYKRRMTEQALKESEKKYRQIVENVDEGILSTDPEGKITFINPKIVKMMEYNEDELVGRHIFSLMPQSSVDIAEKCLIDIKKGNRGYNELQLIKKNGELIYAYFRVSPIIDNGTYGGCLALILDITERKKSEKEIKNSLIEKETLLREVHHRVKNNMQIISSLLSLQSRYINDNEALEIFQEGQNRVKSMALVHEKLYKSENLSNISIQDYIKDIIHYLSNAYNFNSIEFNINVQDISFNIDTAIPLGLIINEIITNSLKYAFPTSDCEPAINKFTDPATPGFGPVDNKFADSVANHHGSSKLFKDHKAEIETKLEKKDGKYIMTIRDNGIGLPEDFDIKNVDTLGLKLVNILVEQLEGSVEIISNNGTTFKINFNEIHN
- a CDS encoding DUF2119 domain-containing protein; amino-acid sequence: MTYYKEINKGKGPKRLFIGGVHGHEGLTTIKALSRISDDNVKNGILTIYNFDESTYISTLDRHYYNSDLGKKVVSIIRDLKPEMYMELHCYNSNSFEKLTDLNRKERIGVPPLIHLEKGVLIGSISPYIRTSLFDEWDVCITLEIPCEASKEAMEVYLKVINAVAGSRDKHELLDKLRKDYPEQVEIAARYAIELYWDGYPPL
- the ahcY gene encoding adenosylhomocysteinase, which produces MSKVKDMSLAGEGKKKIDWVQRHMPVLEHIKAEFKEEKPFKGITIGSCLHLEPKTINLGLTLLAGGAEVAMTGCNPLSTQDDATAAGASMGLNMYGWREETTEEYYETIHKVLDHEPDILIDDGADMIFLVHKERPELIENIIGACEETTTGIHRLKAMAEDKALKFPVIAVNDAYTKYLFDNRYGTGQSTFDSIMGSTNMLIAGKTIVVCGYGWCGRGVAMRADGLGANVIVTEVDPIRALEARMDGYRVMQAEKAVKYADMVLTVTGDIDVITERHFRVMKDGCILANAGHFNVEINKGDLEKMSVKHEQIKSDIEGFVMEDGRTFYLLADGRLVNLAGERGQGHPAEIMDMSFAVQALSARDLLGTKLDNKVYKVSDEIDNRVAKLKLKAMDVEIDELSSRQAEYLENWEEGT
- a CDS encoding CDC48 family AAA ATPase produces the protein MTDKEMKLKVAEAFSQSDVGRSVARIDPACMEKLDLLDGDIIEIEGSKLTAATVASSQSDIGLGIIRIDGYMRKNAGASIGEEVRVRRASVKEAQKVVLAPVEQQIMVQGDVRGAFAGRVLSKGDIIISGFRQPATSMRGSLFDEFFRDIAPMGELKLAVVSTKPSGIVKVTQMSDVEIQQNPVDVSKLEGVKNFVDVTYEDIGGLKEEVKKVREMIEIPLKRPELFERLGISPPKGVLMHGPPGTGKTLLAKAVANESDAHFITINGPEIMSKYVGGSEERLREIFEEAEENAPSIVFIDEIDAIAPKREEVTGEAERRTVAQLLTLMDGLKTRGQVMVIGATNRVDALDPAIRRPGRFDREIEIGVPDKDGRKEVLQIHTRGMPLEENVDLDEMADVTHGFVGADLESLAKEAAMRVLRRILPEIKSDEEEIPKEVLQKIIVKKADFKEALKEIQPSALREVLVQVPDVKWDDIGGLEKAKQELQEAVEWPLKYPENFEKFGINPPKGVLIYGPPGTGKTLLAKAVANESDSNFIAVKGPELLSKWVGESEKGVREIFRKARQTAPTVIFFDEIDSIASTRGGGSTDSGVTQRVVNQLLTEIDGMEELQDVAVIAATNRVDIIDPALVRPGRFDRHVKVDDPDEKARLEIFKVHTRNMPLADDVDLKYLAKNTDGYVGADIEAVCREAVMLTLRDNIKADNVEMKYFKKAMRKVKAEEKVDLIHYR